A stretch of Plectropomus leopardus isolate mb chromosome 24, YSFRI_Pleo_2.0, whole genome shotgun sequence DNA encodes these proteins:
- the mmadhca gene encoding metabolism of cobalamin associated Da — MSSSILCGRGRWVLSKAAGHQAFPALRVGRTRTFSAASSDEPYTAVSPTDSGPRTVWPDENMGPFGPQDQRFQLPGNAGFDCHLEGMGNQKRTPVQRTVPDVLTAPSSIERHQFILAQFVNEFQGTLGTIDMRVHKAEQYFNQTDTDCSINSCPELLRKDLELMFPSAPTSSITVVTVTQSNSWCEEAAELDRDQLLHRFVSGAKEMCFALWTAGYWADFIDPTTGEAFFASPSSQPKLRTEDELRDLGFHIEVSGSCTVIRHILRGTPLFVGTVFTNAPTHSAAIARLQGLSNVLADEE; from the exons ATGTCGAGTAGT ATTCTGTGTGGTCGAGGCCGGTGGGTCCTATCGAAGGCCGCTGGCCATCAAGCATTCCCTGCTCTCCGAGTCGGAAGAACCAGAACCTTCTCTGCTGCAAGCTCAGACGAGCCTTACACAGCTGTATCCCCCACAGACTCAG GTCCCAGGACTGTGTGGCCTGATGAGAACATGGGACCATTTGGACCTCAGGACCAGCGCTTTCAGTTGCCAGGTAACGCAGGCTTTGACTGCCACCTAGAGGGCATGGGAAACCAGAAGAGGACACCAGTGCAAAGGACAGTACCCGATGTACTGACGGCCCCAAGCAGCATAGAGAGACACCAGTTCATACTGGCCCAGTTTGTTAATGAGTTCCAg GGTACCCTGGGTACTATAGACATGCGAGTTCACAAAGCCGAGCAATACTTTAACCAGACGGACACAGACTGCTCGATAAATTCCTGCCCTGAACTGTTAAGAAAAG atcTTGAGCTCATGTTCCCCTCAGCgcccacctcctccatcacgGTAGTGACGGTCACTCAGAGTAACAGTTGGTGTGAGGAGGCAGCAGAGCTGGACAGAGACCAGCTGCTCCACAGA TTTGTGAGCGGAGCAAAGGAAATGTGTTTCGCTCTGTGGACTGCAGGCTACTGGGCAGACTTCATCGACCCAACAACAGGAGAAGCT TTCTTTGCATCTCCATCAAGTCAACCCAAACTGCGGACAGAGGATGAACTGAGAGATTTGGGTTTCCACATCGAGGTGTCGGGCTCCTGCACAGTTATTCGCCACATCCTGAGAGGAACACCTTTGTTTGTGGGGACTGTTTTCACCAATGCACCCACTCACAGTGCTGCTATTGCAAGACTACAAGGACTTTCAAATGTACTTGCTGATGAAGAAtag